In the genome of Variovorax sp. PAMC26660, the window CAGGTCGGGGTCGACCGCCGCATAGTTCATGTACAGCAGTTCCTTGCCCGGATTGCGCGCGTTGTTCTTCTCGATGGCGTCGATGATCGCGAGCGCGGGGCCCGAACCGTTGCCCTGCATAATGTAGCGCGCGCCCTGGTCTTGTGCGGAGCGCAGCGCGGCTGTGGTTTCCTGCGGGCTGAGCTTGTTGTCCAGAGCGAGGATCTCGAACTTCACACCCGACAGGTTCTTCTTGTTGAACTCTTCAGCAAGGAATTGCGTGGTCTTGAGCTGGTTGGTGCCCACCGCGGCCATCAGGCCGGACAGCGGATCGAGCCAGGCGATCTTGACCGTCTCACCCTTCTGGGCGAATGCGGCTGTGACGCTGATCAACATTGCACAGGCAGCTACTGACTTGATAGCAAATTGCATGAAGAGTCTCCTGAGTGAAAGGCGGGATGCCAGCGTACAAGCGCCCTTTTTTTCCCCGCACAGGGATTGCCCGGGAGGAAGGCCGCCAAGGCGGCCTTGCTATCACGTGCGCGACAGTGCGAGTGGGCTTGGCTTGTGCGTCAGAGCGTGGGCAGCTTGTAGTCCTTGAGCAGTTCGCGAAGACGGGTCTTCAGGATCTTCCCGGTGGCGCCGATCGGAATGGCCTCGACGAACACCACGTCGTCGGGGATCTGCCACTTGGCGGTCTTGCCTTCGTAGAACTTGAGCAGTTCTTCGCGCGTGACTTCGGCGCCTGGCTTCTTCACGACCGCGATGATCGGGCGCTCGTCCCACTTGGGATGGAACACGCCGATGCAGGCGGCCATGGCCACTGCCGGGTGCGCGACCGCGATGTTCTCGATCTCGATGGAACTGATCCACTCGCCGCCGGACTTGATCACGTCCTTGCTGCGGTCGGTGATCTGCAGGTAGCCGTCGGCGTCGATGGTGGCCACGTCGCCGGTCGGGAACCAGCCCCGGCCTTGCGCATCGGGAATGAGCGGGTTGCCGCCCTCGCCCTTGAAGTATTCCTTCACGACCCACGGGCCCTTGACCAGCAGGTCGCCGTAGGCCTTGCCGTCCCAGGGCAGTTCGTTGCCGTCGCCATCGACGATCTTCATGTCGACGCCGAAGATCGCGCGGCCCTGTTTCATGCGGATCTGCAACTGCGCATCGGCCGGCAGCGACAGATGCTTGTTCTTGAGCGTGCAGAGCGTGCCCAGCGGGCTCATCTCGGTCATGCCCCAGGCGTGCAGCACCTCGACGTTGAACTTCTCCTGGAACGCCGTGATCATGGCCGGCGGGCAGGCCGAGCCACCGATGACGGTGCGGTTCAGCTTGCTGAACTTCAGGCCGTTGGTCTGCATGTGGCCCAGCATCATCTGCCACACGGTGGGCACGCCGGCCGCGAAGGTCACACCTTCGGACTCGATCAGCTCGTACACCGACTTGCCGTCGAGCGACGGGCCCGGGAACACCAGCTTGCAACCCACCAGCGCAGCCGAGTACGGAATGCCCCAGGCATTGACGTGGAACATCGGCACCACCGGCAGCACCGAGTCTTGCGCGGAGATGCGCATGACGTCGGGCAGCGCGGCAGCGTAGGCATGCAGCATGGTCGAGCGATGGCTGTACAGCGCGGCCTTCGGGTTGCCCGTGGTGCCGCTCGTGTAGCACATGCTCGATGCCGAGTTCTCGTCGAAGGTGGGCCAGTCGTAGTCGCTCGACTGCTGGCCGAGCCAGGCTTCATAGCTCACGAGGTTGGGCACGCCGCTGTCGACCGGCAGCTTGTCGGCGTCGCACAGCGCCACCCATTTGCGGATCATCGGGCAGCGCGCGTGCACGGCCTGCACCAGCGGCAGGAAGCTCAGGTCGAAGCACAGGATCTGGTCTTCGGCATGGTTGGCGATCCACGCGATCTGGTCGGGATGCAGGCGCGGGTTGATGGTGTGCAGCACGCGGCCGCTGCCGCTCACGCCGTAGTAAAGCTCCAGGTGGCGATAGCCGTTCCAGGCCAGCGTGGCGACGCGGTCGCTGAACAGCAACTGCTCGCCGTCCAGCGCGTTGGCCACCTGCCGGGCACGCGATGCGATACCGCTCCATGTCGTGCGGTGAATATCGCCTTCGACACGGCGCGAGACGATCTCGCCGTCGCCGTTGTGGCGCTCGACGAATTCGATCAGCGACGAGATCAAAAGCGGTTGGTCTTGCATCAAACCCAGCATCTACAGACTCCTATGTGAAATGACTTCTAAAAACTTGCGTACAACGGATTCACGCAAGCTTCGGCCACTTGCACAATGACACAAACCCGCACTGCTGGATTGAACGAAGCGGCTCTTCAGCGAGGCCCGCGGTTCGATACCGAAAAAGCCGCTCACGGTGCGCTGTTCTGCAGCTGCGTCTTGCTGGCGTCGAGCACGATCTTGCGTGGCCAGTTGGGCCAGGTCACGCCCAGGCCCGAATGGTTCGGATCGCCGGTGCGCGCGAACGCGGACAGGCTGCCCACCATCGCATCCGACAGCGCCTCGCGTCCCGGCCGGTTCGCCTCGCCGAAGGAGAACGAGAAGACGCCGGTGCCGAAGTTGTGGAACATGAACGCCGTGTCCAGCCCGTGCGTGGCGCCATAGGCGGTGTTGAACGGTGCCACCTGCTGGCTCCAGTCGAAACGGTAGTACCAGGTCTTCGTCGGCAGGTACTTGGCCACCGAATCGACCTGCGGCGGCAGGATGTTGAGGAAGATCGCGTTGGTGAGGGTGTTCGTCCACGCCTTCCAGCCGGTCAACGGCTGGTCTACCGGAAGGTAGGACGCTTTGATCAGGTCCGCCTCGGTGAGCGTCACGGGTGCGTCCGGGTTGAAGTTGTACTGCAGGCCGAAGCGGTCGTAGTCGCTGGGTTTGAAACCTCCGAACAGCGTGCCTTCGTCGCGTGTGTTGCCGATCAGCATGGGCATCTTGTTGAACCGGCCGGCATCGACCTCGGCGGCCGAGTTCACGGGCAGGATGGTGCCGTCCTCGATGGGCGCCGGCGCATTGCCCAGTTGCGGGTTCGCGAGCACGATGGTCAGCAGCTTGTCCGCCGACAGGCCGCGCAGGTAACTCGCGATCTGCGCATCGGTCTGCGAGGCCACCCAGGCATCGGCCGTCGGGGTGTCGGTGGCCTTGCCGTCGGCGATGACGATCGCGTTGAGCAGCCCCTTCGAATAGGTCTGCGCGGTAGGACGCGAGGCGAAGGCGATCCCGCCGCTCAGCGGCACCGCCTTGTGCAGCAGGCCGGCCGACGCGCTCGATACGACCAGGCCCCAGGTGTTGACCGCGCCCGCCGACTGCCCCATCACCGTGACGTTGCCCGCATCGCCGCCGAAGGCACCGATGTTGGCCTGGACGAACTTCAGGGCCTGCATCTGGTCGAGCAGCGCAAAGTTGCCCGAGTCGTTGCTCGCGTTGCCGGTCTTGAGCTGCGGCAGATCGAGCCAGCCGAGCGCGCCGACGCGGTAGTTGATGGTCACGACGACGGCGTCGCCGCGCTTGGCGAGCTGGGCACCGTCGTAGCCCGGATCGGCCGTGTAGCCCGAGATGTTGCTGCCGCCGTAGATGTAGACGATCACCGGCAGCTTGGTGGTGTCGCCGGCCGGGCGCCAGATGTTGAGCGTCAGGCAGTCCTCGTCGCCCACCGGCTTGCCGAAGCCCTCGCGTACGGCAAGACCAAAGGGCGCGTCGTTGGGCGCGGGGCTGAAATAGCGTCCCCCCTGGGCGCAGGCATGGCCGAACTTGCTTGCCGCACGCACGCCCTCCCAGGGCTTGGGATCGGTGGGTGGCGCCCAGCGCAGGCTGCCGACGGGCGCCTGGGCGAACGGAATGCCCTTCCAGGAATACGTGCCGGTGGCGGCGCTGTCGTCCACGCCCTCGATCTTGCCGGCGGTGGTCTGGCGCACCATGGGGCCGTCAGCGGCCGGGGGCGGCGCAGCCGGAGGTGGCGCAGCCGGCGGCCCCGCAGGAACGATCGGAGGGAAGGAGAAACCGGAATCGGAGCCACCGCCGCAGGCGGACAGCGCCATGCAGGCCGCGGCGGCCATGGCTCGCGCCACCGTTGCCACCGCCGTTTGCCGGGTTGCGTCCTGGTTTTCCGTTGTCTCTGTTGTATTCATTGTTTGTCTCCACACCGGGTTAATCGGAATTCCTGCACCGGTGTCCGGCGGCCATACTCCGGCCGACCGGATCCGCCAGAAAATTCTAGGAACGGACCGCGTTTCCTCCGCTATCGCAAGCGAGCCAATTCAATGACTTCAGGAGCCTCCATGCCGCATGCCCAGCGCCGACCGCAACGCCGGCCGGGCTGCACCCAGCAGCCAGAACTGCGGACCAGTTCGGCCGCCTGGCTCGAAGGCGTGCTCTCGATGTTCGAGGCCGAAGGCCTGGACGTGCCCTCGTTGCTGCGCGAAGCCGGCTTCGACCCCGACTCGCTGCACCGCCAGAACGCGCGCGTGCCGGTCGACGAGATTTCCGTGCTCTGGCAACTGGCCGTGGCGCGCGCGGGCAAGCCCACGCTGGGCCTGCACCGCGACCTGGCAGCCACGCACAGCAAGCTGGGCACGGTCGGCCACGCGATGTCGTGCAGCGCCGATCTGGGAGAGGCACTCACCCGGCTCACCCGCTACATGGCCGTGATCTCGGACGCGACCGCCTTCTCGATGCAGCCCGAGGCACGCGGCTGCTGGATGGTGATGGAGCACACCGGCGGCAGCCTGCCGATCCCGCGCCAGCGCGTCGAATACGCCCTCCTGACCGTGTTCATGCAGTGCCAGTGGCTCACCCGGCGCGAGCTGCAGCCGCTGGCCCTGGAGTTCGTCTACCCGCCGCCGGCCGACGACCGGCTGCACCGCGAGGCCTTCAGCTGCCCGATCCGCTACAACGCACCCGCCAACCGGCTGCTGCTGTCGGCCGCCGACATGGCGATGCCGCTGCCCACCCACCACCCCACGCTCGGCGAGATGCAGGAGCATCTGCTGGACGACCAGCTCAACCTGCTCGGCCAGACCACCACCAGCAGCCTGGTGTGCGCCGAGATCGCGCGCCGGCTGCCGCATGGCGAGCCGCGCCGGCAGGACGTGGCCGCGGGCCTGGGCCTTGCGGAGCGCACGCTGCAGCGGCGGCTGCAGGAGGAGTCGGTGTCGTTCCAGTCGCTGCTCGACCGCACCCGTCGCAAGCTTGCGCAGCAGTACCTCGCGGAAGACCGCCATACGCTCACCGACGTGGCGGACATGCTCGGCTTTGTCGACAGCAGCAACTTCTTTCGGGCCTGCAAGCGATGGTTCGGCCTTCCGCCCACGCAGTACCGGGCGCGGATCTGGGATACGCCGGTGCTGGCCCACTGAGCCACGCCGGGCGCCGATGGCCCGCGCGGCAAGGGGTTACGCTCGGTGCCGGACAATCCGGCCATGAGCCTGCTTGCTGAAGACACCGACATCGCGGACCTGGGATTGCGCTGGAAACCTGGCTTTTCGACCCTCGGCCCCGCGTTTTTCACCGAATTGCGACCAACGCCCCTGCCCGACCCGTACTGGGTATGCCGCAGCGAGGCCGTTGCACGCGAACTCGGCCTGCCGGCCGACTGGCATTCCGACGGCACGCTCCGGGCACTGACAGGCAGTGCGCCGATTGCCGGCACACAGCCTTTTGCCACGGTCTACAGCGGCCACCAGTTCGGCGTGTGGGCCGGCCAGTTGGGCGACGGCCGCGCGATCATGATCGGCGAGACCGCCACCGGCCTCGAAGTGCAACTGAAGGGCGCGGGCCGCACACCCTATTCGCGCGGCGGCGACGGCCGTGCGGTACTGCGTTCCAGCATCCGCGAATTTCTTTGCAGCGAGGCCATGCACGGCCTGGGCATCCCGACCACGCGCGCGCTCTGCGTCACGGGCTCCGACGCCCGCGTGCGCCGCGAAGAACTGGAGAGCGCCGCCGTCGTGACGCGCGTGGCGCCCAGCTTCATCCGCTTCGGCCATTTCGAGCACTTCGCGGCCAACCAGCGTGAAGACGAGTTGCGCGCGCTGGCCGACTACGTCATCGACCGCTACTACCCGGCCTGCCGCACCACCGACCGCTTCGACGGCAACGCCTACGCGGCCTTCCTCGAAGCCGTGAGCGAGCGCACCGCCGCCCTGCTCGCGCAATGGCAGGCCGTGGGCTTTTGCCACGGCGTGATGAACACCGACAACATGAGCATCCTGGGGCTCACCATCGACTACGGGCCTTTCCAGTTTCTCGATGGTTTCGATCCGCGCCACATCTGCAACCACAGCGACACCAGCGGGCGCTACGCCTTCAACCAGCAGCCCAACGTGGCGTACTGGAACCTGTTCTGCCTGGCGCAAGCGCTGCTGCCGCTGATCGGCGAGCAGGAAGTCGCCGTGGCCGCGCTGGAGTCGTACAAGACCGTGTTCCCCACCGAGTTCGAGGCCCGCATGCGCGCCAAGCTCGGCCTGTCGGATTCGGCCGAAGGCGACCGTGCGCTGGTCGAAGGCGTCCTCAAGTTGCTGGCCGCGGGCAAGGTCGATTACACGATCTTCTGGCGCCGGCTCTCGCATTACGTCGCGGACAACAGCGTCGAGCCGGTGCGCGACCTGTTCCTCGACCGCGAGGGCTTCGACGCCTGGCTGCTATTGTTTTCAGAGCGCCATGCGCAGGGTGTGCGTTCGCAAGCGGCCGATTTGATGCTCAAATCCAACCCCAAATTCGTGCTGCGGAACCACCTGGGCCAGCAAGCCATCGAAGCAAGTCAGCAAAAGGACCAGGCTGGTGTGGCAGTCTTGTTGGCTCTGCTCGAAACCCCATTTGAAGAACATCCCGGCGCCGATGCGTATGCCGGCTTCCCGCCCGACTGGGCGTCCACGATTGAAATCAGCTGCTCATCATGACCACTCCCGTTGAAAAAACCGAAGCCGAATGGAAAGCCCTGCTCGCTGAAAAAGGCGCCGAGCCCGCAGCCTTCGAGGTCACGCGCCATGCGGCCACCGAGCGCCCCTTCACCGGCAAGTACGAAGCGCACTGGGACGACGGCACCTACCACTGCGTGTGCTGCGGCGCCAAGCTGTTCGAGTCGGGCACCAAGTTCGACGCGGGCTGCGGCTGGCCCAGCTTCTCCGAAGAGGCCGTGCCCGGCGCCATCCGCAACATCGTCGACCGCTCGCACGGCATGGTGCGCACCGAGAACGTCTGCGCGAACTGCGGCGCCCATCTGGGCCACGTGTTCCCCGACGGCCCGACGGATACCGGCCTGCGCTACTGCATGAACTCGGCCTCGCTCGACTTCCAGAAAAAATGAAACTGCTCCTCGACTTCTTCCCGATCCTGCTTTTCTTCGGCGCCTACAAGCTCGGCGACATCTACACCGCCACCGGCGTGCTGATGGCTGCCACTGTGGTGCAGATGGCGATCATCTACGCCATGGAACGCAAGCTGCAGGCGATGCAGAAGGCCACGCTGGTGCTGATCCTGCTGTTCGGCACGCTCACGCTGGTGCTGCACGACGACCGCTTCATCAAGTGGAAGCCGACGGTGCTGTACGGCGCGATGGCGATCGCGCTGGCGGTGGCGCTGTGGGCGCTGAAGAAAAACTTCCTGAAGATGCTGCTGGGCCAGCAGCTCGAGCTGCCCGAGCGCATCTGGGGCCGGCTGAATGTGGCGTGGATCGGCTATTGCCTGTTCATGGCCATCATCAACGGCTACGTGGCGGCCTACTTCACCACCGAGGCCTGGGTCAACTTCAAGCTCTGGGGCTACGTGTTCCCCATCGTCTTCCTGGTCGCACAGGGCCTGTACATTGCGCCGCACCTCAAGGGCGACGACAAGCCCGCCGCATGAGCACCGCAGCACTCTTGCCCACCGCGGCAGACCTCGAAGCCGCGTTGCGCGAAGCGCTCGCGCCCACCACGCTCGAAGTGATCGACGAGAGCGGCGCGCACGCCGGCCATGCGGGTGCCAACGCGGAAGGCCGCGGCACCCATTTCCGGGTGCGCATCGCCTCGCCGCTGTTCGCCGGAAAGCCCCGCGTGGCGCGGCATCGGCTTGTGTATGATGCCCTCCAAGTTTTTATCGCACAGGGTCTGCACGCCATCGCCATCGAGGTGCTCTGAGTCGTCCATGGGTCGCACGCCGCATTTGTCGCGGCGGTCCGGCCACCCTTCTCCTCCCCCATTTCGTCCCTATCCCTGCTTTCTTTCACGCGCCTTTTCCTACAAGCGCATTTCCTTCCCAGCTCGATATTCATTCCATGAAAAAACAAATCTTGCAGGCCGTCGCGGCCGCAGTGCTGCTCGGCGCCATTCCCTTGGCGGCTCTGGCGCAGAACGCCGCCATCGTCAACGGCAAGCCGGTGCCCAAGGCCCGCATGGACGCGCTGGCACAGCAGCTCGCCGCTGCCGGCCGTCCGGTGACGCCTGAAATGCAAAGCCAGCTGCGCGAAGAAGTCGTGGCGCGCGAAGTGTTCATGCAGGAAGCGCAAAAGCAGGGCCTGGACGCCAACGACGACTACAAGAACCAGCTCGAACTCGCACGCCAGGCCATCCTGATCCGCGCCCTGTTCGAGAACTACCGCAAGACCAACCCGGTCTCGGACGCCGACGTGAAGGCCGAGTACGACAAGTTCGTCGCGGCCAACGGCGGCAAGGAATACAAGGCCCGCCACATCCTGGTCGAAACCGAAGACCAGGCCAAGAAGATCATGGCTGACCTGAAGAAGGGCGCCAAGTTCGAAGACATCGCCAAGAAGCAGAGCAAGGACCCGGGATCGGGCGCCAACGGCGGCGACCTCGACTGGGCCAACCCCGCGAGCTTCGTGCCCGAGTTCTCGGAAGCCATGATCAAGCTCAAGAAGGGCGAGACCACCCCGGCGCCGATCAAGACCCAGTTCGGCTGGCACATCATCCGCGTCGACGACATCCGCCAGGCCCAACTGCCGAAGCTGGAAGAAGTGAAGCCGCAGATCACGCAGCAACTGCAACAGCAGCGCCTGCAGAAGTACCAGGAAGAACTGCGCGCGAAGGCGAAGGTCGAGTAACTCGACTCAGGCCAAAAGAAAAGCGACCTGCGGGTCGCTTTTTTCATGGCCGTTTCTTTTCAGATGCCCCAGGTTCCGAAGTTGTCGCCCGGGCCATCCAGCACAAGAAAGGCGCGCCAGGCAGCATCGGCGCTGTCGCCTTGCATCGCGCGGCGCAGCGCGTCGAGCGTGCGCGCAATCTTCTTCGAGGCGCCGAAATGCGCGGCGTTGAGCGCATCGAGCTGCGGCAGCAGCACCTGCAACACCTGCGCGCGGGCCACCGCCTCGGCGGCTGCATCGTCGCGCCAGGCAAGCAACTGCTTGCGAATCAGGTCCTCGATCCGCGCCGCTTCCAGCACGTGCCGGCTTTGCGGGTGATCGAGGTCGAGCATCGGCTTCAGCCCACCCAGCGGCGCGCGTTGCGCCAAATCTGCATCCAGGGGCTCAGCTCGCTCCGTTCGCCCGGCGTCCAGCTCATCTGGATGTTGCGGAACACGCGCTCCGGGTGCGGCATCACGGCGGTGAAGCGGCCGTCCGGCGTGGTCACCGAGGTCAGGCCACCCGCGCTGCCGTTCGGGTTGAATGGGTACTGCTCGGTCGGCTTGCCGTGGTTGTCGACGAAGCGCATGGCCGCGATGGCCTTGGCCGGGTCACCGCGGTGCTTGAAGTTGGCATAGCCCTCGCCGTGCGCCACCGCGATCGGCAGGCGGCTGCCGGCCATGCTCCCGAAGAAGAGGCTCGGCGATTCGAGCACTTCGACCATCGACAGGCGCGCCTCGAAGCGCTCGCTCTGGTTGGTGGTGAAACGCGGCCAGGCTTCGGCGCCCGGGATGATGTCGGCCAGCTCGGCGAACATCTGGCAGCCGTTGCATACGCCCAGGCCGAAGGTGTCGGCGCGGCCGAAGAAGGCCTTGAACTGCTCGGCCAGCTTCGGGTTGAAGGTGATGCTGCGCGCCCAGCCAATGCCGGCGCCCAGCGTGTCGCCGTAGCTGAAGCCGCCACAGGCGACCACGCCCTTGAAGTTGGCCAGGTCCGCCCTGCCCGTCTGCAGGTCGGTCATGTGGACGTCGTAGGCGTCAAAGCCGGCTTCGGTGAAGGCGTAGGCCATCTCAACGTGCGAGTTGACGCCCTGCTCGCGCAGGATCGCGACTTTGGGGCGCGATTGCAGGATGGCAGGCGCTGCTGGCTGCGCGTTCGGCAGGAACACATGCATGCCGGGGTCCGAAGGCTCGCCAGCCGCGGCGTGCTCGGCATCGGCGCAGGCGGGGTTGTCGCGTTCGCGGGCGATCTTCCAGCTCACCGAGTCCCACACCTGATGCAGGTCTTGCAGGCTCGCGCTGAACACCGACTTGGCGTCGCGCCAGATTTCGAGCTTGCCCTTGCCGGCATCCATGGTGGAGGTGGCAGGCCGCGTCTTGCCGACGAAATGGCTGTGGGCGCTCAGGCCGTGGGCGCGCAGCACCTGCATCACGTCGTTGCGTTGCGCCGTGCGCACCTGCAGCACCATGCCGAGTTCTTCGTTGAACAGCGCCTTGAGCGTGAGTTCTTCGCGCCGTCCGCTGACCTGCTGCGCCCAGTTCTTGGCGTCGCCGGTTTCCATGCGGCTGTCGGAAATGCCGTCGCCTTCGGTGACCAGCATGTCGACGTTGAGCGCCACGCCCACGTGGCCGGCAAAGGCCATCTCGCAGGCGGTGGCGAACAGGCCGCCGTCGCTGCGGTCATGCATCGCGAGGATCTTGCCGTCGGCGCGCAGCGCGTTCACTGCGTTCACCAGCGCGACCAGTTGCGCGGGATCGTCGAGGTCGGGCACGGTGTCGCCGCTCTGGCCGAGCGTCTGCGACAGGATGCTGCCGGCCATGCGATGCTGGCCGCGGCCCAGATCGATCAGCACGAGCGTGGTGTCGGCTTCGGTGGCATCGAGCTGCGGCGTGAGCGTGCCGCGCACGTCGGCCAGCGTGGCGAAGGCGGTCACGATCAGGCTCACGGGCGACGTGACCTTCTTGGCTTCGCCGTTGTCCTTCCACTGCGTGCGCATCGACAGCGAATCCTTGCCGACCGGAATCGACACGCCCAGCGCCGGGCACAGTTCCAGGCCGACGGCCTTGACGGTTTCGTACAGCGCTGCGTCTTCACCGGGCTCGCCGCAAGCCGCCATCCAGTTGGCCGACAGCTTGACGCGCGACAGTTCGATCGGCGCAGCCAGCAGGTTGGTGATGGCCTCGGCCACGGCCATGCGGCCCGAGGCCGGCGCGTCGAGCGCGGCCAGCGGCGTGCGCTCGCCCATGCTCATCGCCTCGCCAGCAAAGCCCTTGTAGTCGGCCAGCGTCACGGCGCAATCGGCCACGGGCACCTGCCACGGGCCGACCATCTGGTCGCGGTGGCTCAGGCCGCCCACGGTGCGGTCGCCGATGGTGATCAGGAAGCGCTTGGAAGCAACCGTCGGGTGCGCGAGCACGTCGATGGCCGCCTTCTGCAAATTGACGCCCGTGAGGTCGAGCGGCTTGAAGCTGCGGGCGACGGTCTTCACGTCGCGGTGCATCTTGGGCGGCTTGCCCAGCAGCACGTCCATGGGCATGTCGACGGGCTGCACCGCAGCGCCTTCATCGGCCACCAAAAGTTGGCGCTCTTCGGTCGCCACGCCCACCACCGAGAACGGGCAGCGCTCGCGCTCGCAGAAGGCCTTGAATTGTTCGAGCGATTCGGGCGCGATGGCCAGCACATAGCGCTCCTGGCTTTCGTTGCACCAGATTTCCTTCGGTGCCATGCCCGACTCTTCGAGCGGCACGGCGCGCAGGTCGAAGCGCGCACCACGGCCGGCGTCGTTGGTCAGTTCGGGGAAGGCATTGCTCAGGCCGCCCGCGCCCACGTCGTGGATCGCCAGGATCGGATTGGCCGCGCCCTGCTGCCAGCAATGGTTGATGACCTCTTGCGCACGGCGTTCGATTTCGGGGTTGCCGCGCTGCACCGAGTCGAAGTCGAGTTCGGCTGCGTTCGCGCCGGTGGCCATCGAGCTGGCGGCGCTGCCGCCCATGCCGATGCGCATGCCGGGGCCGCCGAGCTGGATCAGCAGCGAACCGGCCGGGAACAGGATCTTCTTGGTCTGGGTGGCGTCGATGCTGCCGAGGCCGCCCGCGATCATGATGGGCTTGTGATAGCCGCGCTGCACCGTGTCCAGGTCGCTCGCGATGGTCTGCTCGTACTCGCGGAAGTAGCCCAGCAGGTTGGGCCGGCCGAATTCGTTGTTGAACGCGGCGCCGCCCAGCGGGCCCTCGGTCATGATCTGCAGCGGGCTGGCGATGTGCTCGGGCTTGCCGTAGTGGCCGTCTTCCGGCCACAGCTTGGACACGGTGAAGCCGGTCAGGCCGGCCTTGGGCTTGGAGCCGCGGCCGGTGGCGCCTTCGTCACGAATCTCGCCACCGGCGCCGGTCGAGGCGCCGGGGAACGGCGAGATGGCCGTCGGGTGGTTGTGCGTCTCGACCTTCATGAGCACGTGGCTCAGGACGCTCTCTTTTTGATAGCCCTGCTCCCCCGATCCGCTCGCACGTGCCACGAAGCGCTCGATGTTGCTGCCTTCCATCACCGAGGCGTTGTCCGCATAGGCGATCACCGTGTGCTGCGGGTTCTGCTTCTCGGTGTGGCGGATCATCGAGAACAGGCTTTGCGGCTGCGCCTTGCCGTCGATGGTGAACTGGGCGTTGAAGATTTTGTGGCGGCAGTGCTCGCTGTTGGCCTGCGCGAACATCATCAGCTCGACGTCACTGGGGTTGCGCCCCAGGCGGGTGAAAGCTTCCACCAGGTAGTCGATTTCGTCCTCGGCAAGTGCCAGGCCGAAGCCGGTATTGGCCGCCACCAGCGCGGCGCGGCCGCCGGTCTGCACGTCGACCTGGGCCATCGGCTGGGCCGGCAGTTCGCTGAAGAGGCTGGCCGCCTGCGCGACGGTGGCCAGCACCGATTCGGTCATGCGGTCGTGCAGCGGGCCGGACGCAGCGGCCAGGGCGTCGCCTTCGAGAACCGGCGCCTTGCCGATCAGCGGTGCCTTGAGCTTCAGGTGGTATTGCGTGACCCGCTCGACCCGGCGCAGCGCCAGGCCGCAGTTATGGGCAATGTCGGTGGCCTTGGAGGCCCAGGGCGACACGGTGCCCAGGCGGGGCGTGACGACCACCGAGGTGACCGCCTTGGCCGGTGCCTCGAAGGGCTCGCCGTAGGTCAGGAGCGCTGCGAAGCGGTCACGGTCGGCCTCGGCCAGCGTCGCATCGGTCACCACGAGGTGCACGAAACGGGCCGAAATGCCCTCGATGCGCGGCTCGATGGCCTGCAGCTTGGGCAGCA includes:
- a CDS encoding peptidylprolyl isomerase translates to MKKQILQAVAAAVLLGAIPLAALAQNAAIVNGKPVPKARMDALAQQLAAAGRPVTPEMQSQLREEVVAREVFMQEAQKQGLDANDDYKNQLELARQAILIRALFENYRKTNPVSDADVKAEYDKFVAANGGKEYKARHILVETEDQAKKIMADLKKGAKFEDIAKKQSKDPGSGANGGDLDWANPASFVPEFSEAMIKLKKGETTPAPIKTQFGWHIIRVDDIRQAQLPKLEEVKPQITQQLQQQRLQKYQEELRAKAKVE
- the purL gene encoding phosphoribosylformylglycinamidine synthase; amino-acid sequence: MTQPAPQALPVVTLFEGGSALSDFRARQLLPKLQAIEPRIEGISARFVHLVVTDATLAEADRDRFAALLTYGEPFEAPAKAVTSVVVTPRLGTVSPWASKATDIAHNCGLALRRVERVTQYHLKLKAPLIGKAPVLEGDALAAASGPLHDRMTESVLATVAQAASLFSELPAQPMAQVDVQTGGRAALVAANTGFGLALAEDEIDYLVEAFTRLGRNPSDVELMMFAQANSEHCRHKIFNAQFTIDGKAQPQSLFSMIRHTEKQNPQHTVIAYADNASVMEGSNIERFVARASGSGEQGYQKESVLSHVLMKVETHNHPTAISPFPGASTGAGGEIRDEGATGRGSKPKAGLTGFTVSKLWPEDGHYGKPEHIASPLQIMTEGPLGGAAFNNEFGRPNLLGYFREYEQTIASDLDTVQRGYHKPIMIAGGLGSIDATQTKKILFPAGSLLIQLGGPGMRIGMGGSAASSMATGANAAELDFDSVQRGNPEIERRAQEVINHCWQQGAANPILAIHDVGAGGLSNAFPELTNDAGRGARFDLRAVPLEESGMAPKEIWCNESQERYVLAIAPESLEQFKAFCERERCPFSVVGVATEERQLLVADEGAAVQPVDMPMDVLLGKPPKMHRDVKTVARSFKPLDLTGVNLQKAAIDVLAHPTVASKRFLITIGDRTVGGLSHRDQMVGPWQVPVADCAVTLADYKGFAGEAMSMGERTPLAALDAPASGRMAVAEAITNLLAAPIELSRVKLSANWMAACGEPGEDAALYETVKAVGLELCPALGVSIPVGKDSLSMRTQWKDNGEAKKVTSPVSLIVTAFATLADVRGTLTPQLDATEADTTLVLIDLGRGQHRMAGSILSQTLGQSGDTVPDLDDPAQLVALVNAVNALRADGKILAMHDRSDGGLFATACEMAFAGHVGVALNVDMLVTEGDGISDSRMETGDAKNWAQQVSGRREELTLKALFNEELGMVLQVRTAQRNDVMQVLRAHGLSAHSHFVGKTRPATSTMDAGKGKLEIWRDAKSVFSASLQDLHQVWDSVSWKIARERDNPACADAEHAAAGEPSDPGMHVFLPNAQPAAPAILQSRPKVAILREQGVNSHVEMAYAFTEAGFDAYDVHMTDLQTGRADLANFKGVVACGGFSYGDTLGAGIGWARSITFNPKLAEQFKAFFGRADTFGLGVCNGCQMFAELADIIPGAEAWPRFTTNQSERFEARLSMVEVLESPSLFFGSMAGSRLPIAVAHGEGYANFKHRGDPAKAIAAMRFVDNHGKPTEQYPFNPNGSAGGLTSVTTPDGRFTAVMPHPERVFRNIQMSWTPGERSELSPWMQIWRNARRWVG